The DNA segment TCAAGCTCAAATGGTTGGATGCCGCTGATCTGCACCATGAATGTCACCTCTGCCACGAGTTTAGTGCAAGACGTTTTAACGATGAACCTGACTGAATTTAATCAGTCTCTTGAAGCGAGCCACATTGGTGCAGGTAATATTTCATTCCTGCAATTCTTTAATGGCGAGCGTGTTCCCGCGCTTCCTGACGGCAAAGCCTCAATTCATGGCTTAGATGCGGCAAACTTTACTCGTGACAACTTAGTACGCTCGGTGGTTGAAGGTGCGACGTATGGCCTTAAATATGGTCTAGAGCTGCTACGTGATGCTGGGATCAATATTGAGCAAATTCGCTTAATTGGTGGCGGGGCTAAGTCAGGTCAATGGCGTCAAATGATTGCAGATACCATGAACTGCGAGGTCATATGCCCTGAGGTGGAGGAGGCGGCTGCGCTTGGGGCTGCGATTCAGGCTTCTTGGGCGCTTAATGGTGAGCTTGGTACCGGTCTTATTGATCAATTGATTGTACTCAATGAAGACAGTCGCACATTGCCAATTTCTGGCAATGTTGAGCAGTATGAGATGGCGTATCAGCGCTATATGAGTACGCTGTTTAATCAATATCCGCAATTGAACGACTCTCAGTTGAAAGAGCAGCAATTGAACGCTCGACAACAGGTTGGGAGTTATGATGAATAAGCCTCCTTTACTCTCAGTCAATTCCATTAAAAAGTCTTTCGGTGAGGTTAATGCGCTTAAGCACATTAACTTCACTCTTAATGCGGGCGAAATACATGCATTATGTGGCGGCAATGGTGCAGGTAAGAGTACTTTTCTGAGCATTGTAATGGGCTTTTTGCAGCCGGACGAAGGCCGCATCGTGGTAAATGGCGAGACAAAAGTGTTCGCCAACGCGAAAGAAGCCTTACAAGCGGGGATCACCATAGTTCAGCAGGAGCTGAGTATGATCCCCAACTTAACCGTTGCTGAAAACATCTATTTAGGTCAAGAGCCACGCAATCGATTCGGTATTGTGGATTTCAAGACGCTCAACCAGAGAGCTCAAATTCTAATGGATGAGCTTGAGTTTGATATTCCGGTCAATGCCATGTTGCATACCCTGAGTGTCGCTCAGCAGCAATTGGTTGAAATCGCCAAGGCGTTATCACACTCCAACGCCAATATTGTTTTCTTAGATGAGCCCACTTCAGCGATTGGCGAAGAGGACTCAAAAAAATTATTTAAGGCGATTAAGTCACTTGCAGCTAAAGGGAAGGGAATTGTTTATGTCTCCCACCGCTTATCTGAAATATTTGAGATTTGCAGTAACTACACGGTATTTCGCGATGGAACCTACATTAGTGAAGGCTTGATCAGCGACATAAATCGAGAGCAGTTAATAGAGCAGATCATTGGCGGCCAAATAAACGAAGAGTTCTCTAAGTTTAATCAGCCAACTGAGCAGCTGCTATTGGAAGTTAAAAACTTAACATCAAAAAAATTCAACGATATCTCGTTCAAGGTCAATAAAGGCGAAATATTAGGCATCTATGGCTTAGTCGGCTCAGGCCGGTCTGAAGTGCTTAATGCCATTTTTGGTGTTGATGAATTCGATACGGGTACTATCTGTTTTAATGATTCTGAGTTTAAAAAACTCAAGCCCAAACAGGCTATTGCAGCTGGTATGGCCTATGTCACTGAAGATAGAAAGTCTTCAGGCTTGGTTCTCAGTAGCTCTGTTGGCGATAACATTTCAATCTCTTCGCTAGAGCAATGCTCTCACTCATTTATTGTGAATGAAAAACGTGAAAGTGAACGTATAGAGGCGATGATCGAGCTGTTTAAGGTTAAGACCCCTAATAAAGAGCAGATCGTTGGCAACCTTTCAGGTGGTAATCAGCAGAAGGTGGTACTTGGGCGTTGGTCGTTAACTAACCCAGAATTACTGATGCTCGACGAGCCAACCAGAGGCATTGATGTAGGCGCTAAAAAAGAGATCTACAAATATATGTCTGAACAAGCTTTACAAGGTAAGGGGATCATTATGGTGTCCTCTGAGC comes from the Shewanella halifaxensis HAW-EB4 genome and includes:
- a CDS encoding sugar ABC transporter ATP-binding protein; translated protein: MNKPPLLSVNSIKKSFGEVNALKHINFTLNAGEIHALCGGNGAGKSTFLSIVMGFLQPDEGRIVVNGETKVFANAKEALQAGITIVQQELSMIPNLTVAENIYLGQEPRNRFGIVDFKTLNQRAQILMDELEFDIPVNAMLHTLSVAQQQLVEIAKALSHSNANIVFLDEPTSAIGEEDSKKLFKAIKSLAAKGKGIVYVSHRLSEIFEICSNYTVFRDGTYISEGLISDINREQLIEQIIGGQINEEFSKFNQPTEQLLLEVKNLTSKKFNDISFKVNKGEILGIYGLVGSGRSEVLNAIFGVDEFDTGTICFNDSEFKKLKPKQAIAAGMAYVTEDRKSSGLVLSSSVGDNISISSLEQCSHSFIVNEKRESERIEAMIELFKVKTPNKEQIVGNLSGGNQQKVVLGRWSLTNPELLMLDEPTRGIDVGAKKEIYKYMSEQALQGKGIIMVSSELPEIIGMSDRIIIFKNGELISEVKQSDATQQLLLSLAS